One window of Nocardia sp. NBC_00508 genomic DNA carries:
- a CDS encoding NADPH-dependent F420 reductase: MRIGIIGAGAMALALGGGWTKAGHEVLVGARSADAAAELAAALGAQAATITEAAGFGDVVVLALPVSALTEVLHATRELLVGRAVIDCTNAFAPDAAAPEGSTAFVLAEDAVAERIAAQAPGAHVVKAFNLCAAEVWQSQERTFDGRRLGVPICGDDENAVGLVTTLAEDLGLHAIPAGGLHRARYLEAMSVFTVGLWFAGHDARAMFPPLEAAFAVAD; this comes from the coding sequence ATGCGAATCGGAATCATCGGTGCGGGTGCGATGGCCCTGGCACTTGGCGGCGGTTGGACGAAGGCCGGGCACGAGGTGCTCGTCGGCGCCCGGTCCGCCGACGCCGCGGCGGAGCTCGCCGCCGCGCTCGGCGCACAGGCCGCAACCATCACCGAGGCTGCGGGTTTCGGCGATGTCGTGGTGCTGGCGCTACCGGTCTCGGCTTTGACGGAGGTGCTGCACGCCACCCGGGAACTGCTGGTCGGCCGGGCCGTAATCGACTGCACCAACGCCTTCGCTCCGGACGCGGCGGCTCCGGAGGGATCGACCGCCTTCGTGCTCGCCGAAGACGCTGTCGCCGAACGGATCGCGGCGCAGGCCCCAGGAGCGCATGTGGTGAAGGCCTTCAACCTGTGTGCCGCGGAAGTGTGGCAGTCGCAGGAGCGGACGTTCGACGGACGCCGCCTGGGCGTACCGATCTGCGGCGACGACGAGAACGCGGTGGGACTGGTCACCACCCTTGCAGAAGACCTCGGTTTGCACGCTATCCCGGCCGGCGGGCTGCACCGCGCCAGGTATCTGGAGGCGATGTCGGTGTTCACCGTTGGCCTCTGGTTCGCCGGACACGATGCGCGCGCGATGTTCCCGCCGCTGGAGGCCGCGTTCGCCGTAGCCGACTGA
- a CDS encoding CocE/NonD family hydrolase, with translation MKHALRATVAALAVAVLAPFLTSGAAAVPPTGPDGGVAGAAWAATQDAPQQYPNIHIQWDVPITMSDGTVLKANVYRPADASGRPIDTPTPTVVNLTPYTKLVSNLADHAQSIPGLSDALIQLFRQIDMSGTPLSGVTDLTKAFGGGELRNFTVDRQLIKSGYSQLVVDVRGTGFSQGVWDMLRGREQQDTVEVIDWAARQPWSNGRIGMNGISYSAINQVQAAEQRPPALQAIFPVVPGSDLVNDVLAPGGGFGFNFIPLWLTAINGLKLVPDLASVLTGQLDTTWLADRARDPLTFMDVLLNVYTTARMEDLDPRATELLTADSQPRRDWLGDPSRIQTPTFVTGGWHDLFTYSQSKIYNEIPLPPGQKQLLVGNTYHINSGNEYGKPGLPPRLDVLQRAWFDKWLKDIDNGIEQYGPVTLRQQGGGWVTTDSFAVPRDEAGQAQAVHRRMYLSAAPSGTANSLYDGSLTSAATGETARLTVAPGLTSMCSNDAAQGSAGALSVIDGCAKDSRIQELNGLTFTSAPVAEPTSVSGRIAVRLNTVQDAADGYWVVTVNDVAPDGQSTVLSSGQLMASLRAIDDANSTKSANGDYTDPRPFTSLDQRQPTVPGEATTLDIALPATEAILQPGHRLRVDVYAGNFPKGLPILPMLIDTGLRPQHVQLDSERPSFVNIPVRGNPGW, from the coding sequence ATGAAGCACGCGCTGCGGGCCACAGTGGCGGCACTTGCCGTCGCCGTGCTCGCCCCCTTCCTCACCAGTGGCGCCGCCGCCGTTCCGCCGACCGGTCCGGACGGCGGAGTGGCCGGAGCCGCCTGGGCGGCGACCCAGGACGCCCCACAGCAGTACCCGAATATCCACATCCAGTGGGACGTCCCCATCACGATGAGTGACGGCACCGTCCTGAAGGCCAATGTCTACCGGCCCGCGGACGCCTCCGGCCGGCCGATCGACACCCCGACGCCGACCGTGGTCAACCTGACGCCCTACACCAAGCTGGTATCGAACCTGGCCGATCACGCGCAGTCCATTCCCGGCCTGTCCGACGCGTTGATCCAGTTGTTCCGGCAGATCGATATGAGCGGAACCCCGCTGTCCGGGGTCACCGACCTGACCAAGGCGTTCGGCGGTGGCGAGCTGCGCAACTTCACCGTCGACCGCCAGCTGATCAAGAGCGGCTACTCCCAGCTGGTCGTCGACGTGCGCGGAACCGGCTTCTCCCAGGGTGTCTGGGACATGCTGCGCGGGCGCGAGCAGCAGGACACCGTGGAGGTGATCGACTGGGCGGCGCGGCAGCCGTGGTCCAACGGACGCATCGGCATGAACGGCATCTCCTACTCCGCGATCAACCAGGTGCAGGCCGCCGAGCAGCGCCCACCCGCCCTGCAGGCGATCTTCCCGGTCGTGCCGGGCAGTGACCTGGTCAACGACGTGCTCGCGCCCGGCGGCGGCTTCGGCTTCAACTTCATCCCGCTGTGGCTCACCGCGATCAACGGACTCAAGCTGGTTCCCGACCTCGCATCGGTGCTCACCGGGCAGCTCGACACCACCTGGTTGGCCGACCGCGCCCGAGACCCCTTGACGTTCATGGACGTTCTGCTCAACGTCTACACCACCGCGCGGATGGAGGATCTCGACCCGCGCGCCACGGAACTGCTGACCGCCGACTCCCAGCCGCGCCGGGACTGGCTGGGCGATCCGAGCCGGATCCAGACACCGACCTTCGTCACCGGCGGCTGGCACGACCTGTTCACCTACTCACAATCCAAGATCTACAACGAGATCCCGCTGCCGCCCGGCCAGAAACAGCTGCTGGTCGGCAATACCTACCACATCAACTCGGGCAACGAGTACGGCAAACCGGGGTTGCCGCCGCGGCTGGATGTATTGCAGCGGGCCTGGTTCGACAAGTGGCTCAAAGACATCGACAACGGCATCGAGCAGTACGGTCCGGTCACGTTGCGCCAGCAGGGCGGCGGCTGGGTCACCACCGACTCGTTCGCGGTGCCGCGCGACGAGGCGGGGCAGGCACAAGCGGTGCACCGCAGAATGTACTTGTCCGCCGCGCCCAGCGGCACGGCGAACAGCCTCTACGACGGCTCGCTCACCTCGGCGGCCACCGGCGAGACCGCCCGCCTGACCGTCGCACCGGGTTTGACCAGCATGTGCTCCAACGACGCTGCGCAAGGCAGCGCGGGCGCGTTGTCGGTCATCGACGGCTGCGCGAAGGACTCCAGGATCCAGGAGCTGAACGGGCTGACCTTCACCAGCGCCCCGGTCGCCGAGCCGACCTCGGTTTCCGGCCGGATCGCGGTGCGGCTCAACACCGTTCAGGACGCCGCCGACGGCTACTGGGTAGTCACCGTGAACGACGTCGCGCCGGACGGCCAGTCCACCGTGTTGTCGTCGGGGCAGCTCATGGCCTCGCTGCGCGCGATCGACGACGCGAACAGCACCAAGTCGGCCAACGGCGACTACACCGACCCGCGCCCGTTCACCTCGCTGGACCAGCGGCAGCCGACGGTCCCCGGCGAGGCGACCACGCTGGACATCGCGCTGCCCGCCACCGAGGCGATCCTGCAGCCGGGCCACCGCCTGCGGGTCGACGTGTACGCGGGCAACTTCCCCAAGGGCCTGCCCATCCTGCCGATGCTCATCGACACCGGCCTGCGGCCACAGCATGTGCAACTGGATTCCGAGCGGCCGAGCTTCGTCAACATCCCGGTCCGCGGAAATCCGGGCTGGTAG
- a CDS encoding phosphoglyceromutase: MTYTLVLLRHGESEWNALNLFTGWVDVHLTDKGIAEGKRAGELMAEHGVLPDIVYTSLLRRAISTANIALDAADRHWVPVVRDWRLNERHYGDLQGKNKAQVREKYGDEQFMLWRRSYDTPPPPIDPANEYSQEGDPRYAGIDVPKTECLLDVVNRMVPYWESTISEDLLSGKTVLVAAHGNSLRALVKHLDRISDEDIAGLNIPTGIPLRYELDENLRPVRPHEYLDPEAAAAGAAAVAGQGGR; the protein is encoded by the coding sequence ATGACGTACACCCTCGTGCTGCTGCGCCACGGCGAAAGCGAATGGAACGCCCTGAACCTGTTCACCGGCTGGGTGGACGTGCACCTGACCGACAAGGGCATCGCCGAGGGCAAGCGGGCCGGGGAGCTGATGGCCGAGCACGGCGTCCTGCCCGACATCGTGTACACCTCGCTGCTCCGCCGCGCTATCTCCACCGCGAACATCGCGCTGGACGCCGCCGACCGGCACTGGGTCCCGGTGGTCCGCGACTGGCGGCTCAACGAACGTCACTACGGCGATCTGCAGGGCAAGAACAAGGCGCAGGTCCGGGAGAAGTACGGCGACGAGCAGTTCATGCTGTGGCGTCGCAGCTACGACACTCCGCCGCCGCCGATCGACCCGGCCAACGAGTACAGCCAGGAGGGCGACCCGCGTTACGCGGGCATCGATGTCCCGAAGACCGAGTGCCTGCTCGACGTGGTGAACCGGATGGTCCCGTACTGGGAGTCGACCATCTCCGAGGACCTGCTGTCCGGCAAGACCGTGCTGGTCGCCGCGCACGGCAACTCGCTGCGCGCGCTGGTCAAGCACCTCGACCGGATCTCCGACGAGGACATCGCGGGCCTGAACATCCCCACGGGTATCCCCCTGCGCTACGAACTCGACGAGAACCTGCGCCCGGTGCGTCCGCACGAGTACCTGGATCCGGAAGCGGCCGCCGCGGGCGCCGCCGCCGTCGCGGGTCAGGGTGGTAGGTAA
- a CDS encoding ROK family protein: protein MAVIALDIGATKFAAGVVHPGYEVRDVRRVDVPRAGVWAACRTLLREVAGAEPVVAVGIGSAGPVDVRTGVTGPLNIPEWETGFRIVAAVQELFPSAAIRFAIDGACLALAEHRVGALRGVPDALAMTVSSGIGGGLIAGGTVLLGRTGNAGHVGHIVVPGWDTPCGCGGAGCVEAIASGMSSVRWAREQGWPGATGAQLAEDAHAGDRIAISALHRAGTALGTAIASASALLDIDRVVIGGGFAQSGAPLWDPLHAAVDAHARLNFLRELRVELSRITHGATLVGAGVLATDQTV from the coding sequence TTGGCGGTTATCGCATTGGATATCGGCGCGACGAAGTTCGCGGCCGGGGTAGTACATCCCGGCTATGAGGTGCGCGATGTGCGGCGGGTCGACGTGCCGCGGGCGGGCGTTTGGGCCGCTTGTCGCACATTGCTGCGCGAGGTGGCGGGAGCGGAGCCGGTCGTCGCCGTGGGAATCGGTTCGGCCGGGCCGGTAGATGTGCGAACCGGTGTCACCGGCCCGTTGAACATCCCCGAGTGGGAAACGGGATTTCGGATCGTCGCCGCCGTGCAGGAGCTGTTCCCCTCGGCCGCGATTCGGTTCGCCATCGACGGCGCCTGTCTCGCGCTGGCCGAACACCGCGTCGGCGCGCTGCGCGGGGTGCCCGATGCCCTGGCGATGACCGTGTCCTCGGGGATCGGCGGCGGGCTGATCGCGGGCGGCACGGTGCTGCTCGGGCGCACCGGCAACGCCGGGCATGTCGGGCACATCGTCGTGCCGGGCTGGGACACGCCCTGCGGCTGTGGCGGGGCCGGGTGCGTCGAGGCGATCGCCAGCGGCATGTCGTCGGTGCGTTGGGCGCGCGAGCAGGGCTGGCCGGGCGCCACCGGCGCGCAATTGGCCGAGGACGCGCACGCGGGCGATCGGATCGCCATCTCCGCGCTGCATCGGGCGGGCACCGCGCTCGGCACGGCCATCGCCTCCGCCTCCGCCCTGCTCGACATCGATCGGGTGGTGATCGGCGGCGGCTTCGCGCAATCCGGTGCGCCGCTGTGGGATCCGCTGCACGCCGCCGTTGACGCGCACGCCCGGCTGAACTTCCTGCGGGAACTGCGCGTGGAGCTGTCCCGGATTACCCACGGTGCCACGCTGGTGGGCGCGGGCGTGCTCGCTACCGACCAAACGGTCTGA
- a CDS encoding YbjN domain-containing protein, which translates to MNEVQATARLIDETLREREIEYTRPGEATFVVVLPGERKLATTVMLTVGKHGIRVEAFVCRKPDENFEGVYKFLLRRNRRLYAVAYTLDRIGDIYLVGRMAAHAVTPDELDRVFGQILEAVDADFNVLLELGFAESIRREWKWRVSRGESLQNLRAFEHLVDSADQP; encoded by the coding sequence GTGAACGAGGTGCAGGCAACCGCGCGGCTCATCGACGAGACGCTGCGCGAAAGGGAGATCGAGTACACCCGGCCCGGGGAAGCGACCTTCGTCGTCGTTCTGCCCGGTGAGCGCAAGCTCGCGACCACGGTGATGCTCACCGTCGGCAAGCACGGAATCCGCGTCGAAGCGTTCGTCTGCCGCAAACCGGACGAGAACTTCGAGGGCGTCTACAAATTCCTGCTGCGCCGCAACCGCAGGCTCTACGCCGTCGCCTACACGCTGGACCGGATCGGCGACATCTACCTGGTCGGCCGAATGGCCGCGCACGCCGTCACCCCCGACGAGCTGGATCGGGTGTTCGGCCAGATCCTCGAGGCCGTCGACGCCGATTTCAATGTGCTGCTCGAACTCGGTTTCGCCGAATCCATTCGGCGGGAATGGAAATGGCGCGTTTCGCGGGGCGAGTCGTTGCAGAATCTGCGTGCCTTCGAGCATCTGGTCGACTCCGCCGACCAGCCCTGA
- the mshA gene encoding D-inositol-3-phosphate glycosyltransferase translates to MESVSQRLDLRPNRIAVLSVHTSPLAQPGTGDAGGMNVYVLQTAVELARRGTEVEIFTRATTSNVPPVQEAAPGVLVRNVVAGPFEGLDKHDLPTQLCPFTAEVLRQEARHLPGYYDLVHSHYWLSGQVGWLTRDRWRVPLVHTAHTLAAVKNAALAEGDCPEPATREIGEKQVIAESDRLVANTAEEARQLVELYGADAERIDVVPPGADLTCYRPGDKTAARAALGLAADEQIVAFVGRIQPLKAPDVLVRAAAEVLRADPERALRVLIVGGPSGSGLERPDALIELAAELGIAERVSFLPPQPPERLVLVYRAADLVAVPSYNESFGLVAIEAQASGTPVLAADVGGLGTAVRHDASGLLVPGHRTEDWANALRHLLDDPARLHWMSEGAVAHAANFSWAHTADGLLASYSAALAGFRGDRPVLGGRGLEHSVLREDAYDRVSGERTSLAGEGTAALLGESSQARSRALWRRRTGVRR, encoded by the coding sequence ATGGAGAGTGTGAGTCAGCGCCTGGACCTACGGCCGAACCGTATCGCCGTGCTATCGGTGCACACCTCACCACTCGCCCAGCCAGGCACCGGCGACGCGGGCGGTATGAACGTCTATGTCTTGCAAACGGCGGTTGAGCTGGCTCGACGCGGGACCGAGGTAGAGATCTTCACCCGGGCCACCACCTCGAACGTCCCACCCGTCCAAGAGGCCGCGCCCGGCGTGCTCGTGCGCAATGTGGTGGCCGGACCGTTCGAAGGGCTCGACAAGCACGATCTGCCCACGCAGCTGTGCCCGTTCACGGCGGAGGTGCTGCGCCAGGAGGCCAGGCACCTGCCCGGCTACTACGACCTGGTGCATTCGCATTACTGGCTGTCCGGTCAGGTGGGCTGGCTGACCAGGGACCGCTGGCGGGTGCCGTTGGTGCACACCGCGCACACGCTCGCGGCGGTGAAGAACGCCGCGCTGGCCGAAGGTGACTGTCCCGAACCGGCGACCCGCGAGATCGGCGAGAAGCAGGTGATCGCGGAGTCCGATCGCCTGGTCGCCAACACCGCCGAGGAGGCCCGTCAGCTGGTCGAGCTCTACGGCGCCGACGCCGAGCGCATCGACGTCGTGCCGCCCGGCGCCGACCTGACCTGCTATCGCCCCGGGGACAAGACCGCCGCGCGCGCGGCGCTCGGGCTGGCCGCCGACGAGCAGATCGTCGCGTTCGTCGGCCGCATCCAGCCGCTGAAGGCGCCCGACGTGCTGGTGCGCGCCGCCGCCGAGGTGCTGCGCGCCGATCCGGAGCGCGCGCTGCGCGTACTCATCGTCGGAGGCCCGTCCGGTAGCGGCTTGGAGCGGCCCGACGCGCTGATCGAACTGGCCGCCGAGCTGGGCATCGCCGAACGGGTCAGCTTCCTGCCGCCGCAGCCGCCGGAGCGGCTGGTGCTGGTCTACCGCGCCGCCGATTTGGTCGCGGTGCCGAGCTACAACGAATCCTTCGGCTTGGTCGCGATCGAGGCGCAGGCCAGTGGCACCCCGGTGCTTGCCGCCGACGTCGGCGGTCTCGGCACGGCCGTGCGGCACGACGCCTCCGGCCTGCTCGTCCCTGGACACCGCACCGAGGACTGGGCGAACGCGCTGCGCCACTTGCTCGACGACCCTGCCCGCCTGCACTGGATGAGCGAGGGCGCCGTCGCGCATGCCGCGAACTTCTCCTGGGCGCACACCGCCGACGGTTTGCTCGCCAGCTACTCCGCGGCATTGGCCGGATTCCGGGGCGACCGCCCGGTGCTCGGCGGCCGTGGCCTCGAGCACAGCGTGTTGCGTGAGGACGCCTACGACCGCGTCTCCGGCGAGCGCACCAGCCTGGCCGGTGAGGGGACAGCCGCCCTGCTCGGCGAGAGCAGCCAGGCCAGGTCGCGGGCGCTGTGGCGGCGCCGGACGGGAGTACGCCGGTGA
- a CDS encoding alpha/beta fold hydrolase, which yields MPIRDVVSADGTTIVYRVSGPPGARPLVLLHGWSADLRCWGAAADDLAARFRVIAVDLRGHGYSDAPATGYDNPKNWAADIAAVLAAESIRSGAVLLGWSYGGIVLSDYLAAYGTDAVAGVIYTGSMANIGPGVPGAATGSLMQEAIPGVFEESAGRAIRAFGAFGNANTGPGADKGPDAQRLFGAGLATAPAVRKALFYRTVDNTETLRMLDVPVLVLHGTADRIVPIENGRYIVDTVPTARASFWDGAQHGLFIEDRPRFVAEVNAFAADLRSFASAV from the coding sequence ATGCCTATTCGGGACGTGGTGAGCGCGGACGGAACGACCATCGTCTACCGGGTGAGTGGCCCGCCCGGCGCCCGCCCGCTGGTGCTGCTGCACGGTTGGTCGGCGGATCTGCGCTGCTGGGGCGCGGCCGCCGACGACCTCGCCGCGCGCTTCCGGGTGATCGCCGTCGACCTGCGCGGCCATGGCTACTCCGACGCGCCCGCCACGGGCTACGACAATCCGAAGAACTGGGCCGCCGACATCGCGGCGGTGCTGGCGGCCGAGAGCATCAGGTCGGGCGCAGTGTTGCTCGGCTGGTCATACGGCGGGATCGTGCTGTCGGACTACCTGGCCGCCTATGGCACGGATGCCGTCGCAGGTGTCATCTATACCGGCTCCATGGCGAACATCGGCCCAGGTGTGCCGGGCGCGGCGACCGGAAGCCTCATGCAGGAGGCGATTCCGGGCGTCTTCGAGGAGAGCGCGGGGCGTGCGATACGTGCCTTCGGTGCCTTCGGCAATGCAAACACCGGACCTGGAGCGGACAAAGGACCGGATGCCCAGCGCTTGTTCGGAGCCGGCCTCGCTACCGCACCCGCGGTGCGCAAAGCGCTGTTCTACCGGACCGTCGACAACACCGAGACGCTGCGCATGCTGGACGTTCCGGTGCTCGTTCTGCACGGCACCGCCGACCGGATCGTTCCGATCGAGAACGGCCGCTACATCGTCGATACCGTCCCGACCGCGCGCGCCTCGTTCTGGGACGGCGCCCAGCACGGCCTGTTCATCGAGGATCGCCCCCGGTTCGTCGCCGAGGTGAACGCGTTCGCGGCGGACCTGCGATCCTTCGCATCTGCTGTGTGA
- a CDS encoding SDR family NAD(P)-dependent oxidoreductase, with protein sequence MSTRTAVVTGASSGIGEATARELAKQGYHVYVGARRLDRLRRLADDIGGTALELDVTSEESVRSFTDAVERVDVLVNNAGGAKGLTRVAEADLDDWRWMWETNVLGTLRVTKALLPKLIASGDGLIVTVTSVAAFTAYDNGSGYTSAKHAQAVLHRTLRGELLGQPVRLTEIAPGAVETEFSLVRFSGDAERAAKVYEGIDPLVAQDIAEIIGFVASRPPHVNLDQIIVKPRDQADAGRFARHG encoded by the coding sequence ATGAGTACTCGCACTGCCGTCGTCACCGGAGCCAGCTCGGGAATCGGAGAGGCTACCGCCCGGGAGCTGGCGAAGCAGGGCTACCACGTCTACGTCGGCGCCCGCAGGCTCGACCGCCTGCGCCGCCTCGCCGACGATATCGGCGGTACCGCACTGGAACTCGACGTCACCTCCGAGGAGTCGGTGCGCTCGTTCACCGACGCGGTCGAGCGTGTCGATGTGCTGGTCAACAACGCCGGTGGCGCCAAGGGCCTGACGCGGGTCGCCGAGGCCGACCTGGACGACTGGCGCTGGATGTGGGAGACCAACGTGCTCGGCACCCTGCGCGTGACGAAGGCGCTGCTGCCCAAGCTGATCGCCTCCGGTGACGGATTGATCGTCACCGTCACGTCGGTAGCCGCGTTCACCGCCTACGACAACGGCTCCGGCTACACCTCGGCCAAGCACGCGCAGGCCGTGCTGCACCGCACCCTGCGTGGCGAGCTGCTCGGACAGCCGGTGCGGCTGACCGAGATCGCCCCAGGCGCAGTGGAAACCGAGTTCTCGCTGGTGCGCTTCAGCGGCGACGCCGAGCGCGCCGCGAAAGTGTACGAGGGCATCGACCCGCTGGTCGCCCAGGACATCGCGGAGATCATCGGCTTCGTGGCGTCGCGGCCACCGCACGTGAACCTGGACCAGATCATCGTCAAGCCGCGCGACCAGGCCGACGCGGGCCGATTCGCCCGTCACGGCTAG
- the mscL gene encoding large conductance mechanosensitive channel protein MscL — protein sequence MLKGFREFLMRGNVIDLAVAVVMGTAFTAVVTSVTKGILNPLLAVFGSTNELGLGVQLIPSKPATFIAVGPIITAAIDFVMVAAVLYFVLILPMKTIKNRYGTTKAAEPTEIELLIEIRDLLAERHEAVRAERAADRRIEQEQQVGGTRDLG from the coding sequence ATGCTCAAAGGCTTCAGAGAGTTCCTGATGCGCGGGAACGTCATCGACCTCGCGGTCGCCGTCGTCATGGGCACCGCGTTCACCGCCGTGGTGACCTCGGTGACGAAAGGGATCCTCAACCCGCTGCTCGCCGTCTTCGGCAGCACCAACGAGCTGGGCCTCGGCGTTCAGCTGATTCCCTCCAAACCCGCCACCTTCATAGCCGTCGGCCCGATCATCACGGCGGCCATCGATTTCGTCATGGTCGCGGCCGTGCTGTATTTCGTGCTGATCCTGCCGATGAAGACGATCAAGAACCGCTACGGCACCACCAAGGCGGCCGAGCCCACCGAGATCGAGCTGCTGATCGAGATCCGCGACCTGCTCGCCGAGCGGCACGAGGCGGTCCGCGCCGAACGCGCCGCCGACCGCCGCATCGAACAAGAGCAGCAGGTCGGCGGTACCAGAGACCTCGGCTGA
- a CDS encoding L,D-transpeptidase produces MMRRPVAAVSAVLLVIVALATGCTIDRGAAGDSGPVAKATLAPAADATGVNPTAPVSVTISDGTIDQIALTNAAGKQVRGELAPDKRGYTIAEPLGYDATYTWSGTAVGIDGKPIPIEGSFRTLAPKSTVPATINIGDNQEVGIAAPIVLQFKSAVPNKAALEKALTVTTDPPTEGAWAWFPDDGGARLHWRPKNYWTPGTTVRVSARLYGLDLGGGNYGYSDLTSDFRIGRSQIVKANAPSHRMQVVRDGQIMLDFAVSYGEGNEPRNVTRSGIHVVTEKFEDFMMSNPPYYTNVRERWAVRISNNGEFIHANPESLSAQGSANVTNGCINLSPGDAQAYFPTALYGDPVEVTGTSIPLSAADGDLYDWTIDWNTWKSMSALQG; encoded by the coding sequence ATGATGCGCCGTCCTGTCGCCGCGGTGTCGGCCGTGCTGCTGGTAATCGTCGCCCTGGCGACCGGGTGCACGATCGACCGTGGCGCAGCGGGTGACTCCGGTCCGGTCGCCAAGGCAACGTTGGCTCCCGCTGCCGATGCCACCGGCGTCAACCCGACCGCCCCGGTCTCGGTGACGATCAGCGACGGCACGATCGACCAGATCGCGCTGACCAACGCCGCGGGCAAGCAGGTTCGCGGCGAACTCGCGCCGGACAAGCGCGGCTACACCATCGCCGAGCCGCTCGGCTACGACGCCACCTACACCTGGTCGGGCACCGCGGTCGGAATCGATGGCAAGCCGATTCCGATCGAGGGGTCGTTCCGCACGCTCGCGCCGAAGAGCACGGTCCCCGCGACCATCAATATCGGCGACAACCAGGAGGTCGGCATCGCCGCCCCGATCGTCCTGCAGTTCAAGTCCGCCGTGCCGAACAAGGCCGCGTTGGAGAAGGCGCTCACGGTCACCACCGATCCGCCCACCGAGGGCGCGTGGGCCTGGTTTCCGGACGACGGTGGTGCGCGGCTGCACTGGCGTCCGAAGAACTATTGGACACCAGGCACCACCGTGCGTGTCTCGGCGCGTCTCTACGGACTCGACCTGGGTGGCGGCAATTACGGCTATTCCGATCTGACCTCGGACTTCCGCATAGGCCGCAGCCAGATCGTCAAGGCGAACGCGCCGAGCCATCGCATGCAGGTGGTTCGCGACGGACAGATCATGCTCGATTTCGCGGTCAGCTATGGCGAGGGCAACGAGCCACGCAACGTCACCCGGTCCGGCATTCACGTGGTCACCGAGAAATTCGAAGACTTCATGATGTCGAATCCGCCGTATTACACCAACGTCCGCGAGCGCTGGGCGGTCCGCATCTCCAACAACGGCGAATTCATCCACGCCAATCCGGAATCGCTCTCGGCGCAGGGTTCGGCGAATGTCACCAACGGTTGTATCAACCTGTCGCCCGGCGACGCGCAGGCCTATTTCCCCACCGCGCTCTACGGCGATCCGGTCGAGGTGACCGGGACGTCGATCCCGCTCTCGGCCGCCGACGGCGACCTCTACGACTGGACCATCGACTGGAACACCTGGAAGAGCATGTCGGCGTTGCAGGGCTGA
- a CDS encoding UDP-N-acetylmuramate dehydrogenase yields the protein MRADVRLAELTTLRVGGPALVAECETTEALVATVRALDVAGVPVLLLAGGSNLLVGDHGFDGVVVRIATTGVEIGADGVLVEAGANWDDVVRATVAAGFGGLECLSGIPGSAGATPVQNVGAYGAEVADLLRRVRLLDRASGEIRWVTPGELGFGYRTSVLKHRDEAVVLAVDFALRTDGSSAPLRYGELAAALGAAVGDSRPAAQVRGAVLRLRAGKGMVLDPADHDTWSAGSFFTNPVVTPERVAQVRAAIAAHVGDVTIPTYPAPHGVKFSAGWLIERAGFAKGFPGLEAPARLSTKHTLALTNRGSASAADLVALARTVRDGVADRFGIRLEPEPVTVGVTL from the coding sequence CTGCGTGCCGACGTGCGGCTGGCCGAGCTGACCACGCTGCGGGTGGGCGGACCCGCCCTGGTCGCGGAGTGCGAAACGACCGAAGCGCTGGTCGCGACGGTGCGTGCCCTGGACGTGGCGGGTGTCCCGGTGCTGCTGCTGGCGGGCGGCTCGAATCTGCTCGTGGGCGACCACGGCTTCGACGGTGTTGTGGTCCGGATCGCCACCACCGGCGTCGAGATCGGCGCCGACGGCGTGCTCGTGGAGGCCGGCGCGAACTGGGATGACGTGGTGCGCGCGACGGTCGCCGCTGGTTTCGGTGGATTGGAGTGCCTGTCCGGCATCCCCGGTTCGGCGGGCGCGACGCCGGTGCAGAACGTCGGCGCGTACGGCGCCGAGGTGGCCGATCTGCTGCGCCGGGTGCGCCTGCTCGACCGGGCCAGCGGCGAGATCCGCTGGGTGACGCCCGGCGAACTCGGCTTCGGTTACCGCACCAGCGTGTTGAAGCACCGCGACGAGGCCGTGGTGCTCGCGGTCGATTTCGCGCTGCGCACCGACGGTTCCAGCGCGCCGCTGCGCTACGGCGAACTGGCCGCGGCGCTGGGCGCCGCGGTCGGAGATTCCCGGCCCGCCGCCCAGGTCAGGGGCGCGGTGTTGCGGCTGCGCGCGGGCAAGGGCATGGTGCTCGACCCGGCCGACCACGACACGTGGAGCGCGGGCTCGTTCTTCACCAATCCGGTGGTCACTCCGGAACGGGTGGCACAGGTGCGAGCGGCAATCGCCGCGCATGTGGGCGATGTCACGATACCGACCTACCCGGCGCCGCATGGGGTCAAGTTCTCCGCGGGCTGGCTGATCGAGCGGGCGGGCTTCGCCAAAGGCTTCCCCGGCCTCGAGGCACCGGCCCGGCTGTCGACGAAACACACCCTGGCGCTGACCAACCGTGGCAGCGCGAGCGCCGCCGATCTGGTGGCGCTGGCCAGAACGGTGCGCGACGGCGTCGCCGACCGCTTCGGCATCCGTTTGGAACCGGAACCGGTCACCGTCGGCGTCACGCTGTGA